The genomic stretch TTCGAAGACGCGAAACACACGCATTGGAAAACAGAGGGAGAATGAGGACAGCATCGGTTTTGGTGGCGGCCTTGGTGGCGGCCTCGTCGGCAGCTGCCGAAGTCGCGACAAAGCCCAGGATCTACTTCCCGCGACACGTGAAGAGGCAGTTTGGGAATTCGACATCATCCAGCACGCTTGACCCCGAGCTGAGCGGGTCAACCGCTCTGACGGAGAGCGTGAGGACAACAGTTGTGATTACTTCGGTTCCTGTCGCCACTGTCACCATCACACCGACATCGACTTCGACCCCAGATCCcctcgatgatgaagaggaggaggaggaggaggaggagcctaTCGTCATTGTGCCCAGTGGTATTGTCACCAGCAGCACGTCCACCTCTGTTAGCGCGTCAGAGTCTTCGTCGGAATCTGTGACTGAGTCTGCGACGGATTCGGCCACAGTTGCGTCGTCAACTccggtggatgaggagaccaccacctctaCGCCGACTGAGGAGGAACCTACAGTGACTCCGACTGCGTCCGCGACAAGCTCGCAGACTGACCCCGAAGAGACGGAGACCGCCAGCGAGGAGCCTGAGGAGACCCCTACGCCGACTCCTACTCCCAGCGTTGGGCCGACCGCTCccttcagcagcagcagcagcagcgtcGATCCCGAGCCCACCGCGTCGTCTACTGACGAACCGGAGCCTCCGGTCACAACCAGCTCTGAGCCCGAACGCCCGGTGACAACCAGCAGCACTGAACCTGAGCCCCCGGTCACCACCAGCACTGAACCTGAGCCCCCggtcaccaccagcaccgagCCTGAGCCTCCAGtgaccaccagcagcaccgaACCAGAGCCTCCAATCACTACCACCGAGCCCGAGCCACCCGTTACTACCAGCACCGACCCCGAGCTTCCGattatcaccaccaacagcaccTTGCCGGAGCCACCAATCACGACCAGCACCTTACCTGAGCCTCCGATCAGCACCGATGTCGACCTACCGATCATCACTACCAACAGCACTTTGCCGGAACCCCCCACCACGACAACTGGTCTCGATCCCGGCCCTACCGACCCAGTAACAGATGATCCTACTACTTCCGTCACGGATCCGGTGACGGATGGACCTTCCtctgtcaccaccaccgatgGTCCAGTTATCACCCCGGACCCCGTGACAGACAACAGCACGACTACGGAACCGCCCATCACTGATCCACCGCCGTCAGATACCACTACTGCGCCCACGACTATCCCAACTGACGACCCGGGCTCTATCAGCACCCCGGGATTCGGCAACACCACAAGCTCGATCACGGAGCCAACAGGTGGCTCTTCGGAGCCTGTCACCGAGCCAACAACTGTGATTGATACCACCTCTGTGCCAACTGGAATCGTCTCCACCCCGGGCGCCAGCAACATCACCTCGATCCCCATTACCAGCGAGCCTGCTAGCGAACCTGCAACACCCGGCCCTACCACGGTTCCATCGACTAGCGAGCGTGTTACCAGCATCGGCGTCATTGGAAGCACCACCCAGTCGGCACCATGGCTTCCCACTACCATTATTGTAGCCCCGACACCCTCGACGACTGCATCAGGCGCCATTCCCACGACTGCTAGCggcatccccaccaccttccccaaGGCTATCCAGCCCGAAAATGGGAACGATGTGGTGCCGCAAGACACCGACTTGATCCAGATTGGCTTCCGTGAGGGATACAACTACCCCTTCCTGGTCAGCGAGAACAAGGCTGCGGCGCAGATCTTCAAGTATCTCCCCAAAGCGCTGGCCGAGGCTGGACAGTTTGACATGTCAAAGGTCCAGGTTAAGAGACTGGTGCCTTTGGACACCCAGAGCTCGCTGGGCTACATCACCGCCTGCGCTATTGTCACGTACCCGAGGTCCATGATCGATGCCTTGTCTGCTGACATCAAGTCCCCCAACGCTCCGCTGTACAGAAACCCCGACATCCTCGTCTACAACCTCACCATGCAGATCAACCCAGCCATCCCCATCGAGTACGGCTCCGTCTACGAAGGTGAGGGGATCGGTGGTGTCCCCGGCGGTGGCGTCccaggcggcggcggcagcggcggcgacCCCTTCGGCACGGGCGGcgacaccaacaacccgACAGGATCCCAGCGCGGAACCACCGCCGCTATTGCCGGCGGTGCCGTCGCTGTGGCGGCCGCGTACGGTGTTGTCATGTTTGTCATTGCCCGTCGGTACAAGCGCAAGAAGCAGCTTCACCGCCGCGCCAGCTCCATCAGCAACCCATCCGACATGCGGGAGTCGCCCCGCGGCGGCAGCCCTGCGCTCATGGGTGGGGCTCTCTTGAGCAGGGACTTTACCGGGTATGGTGCTGTGGTTGCGGGAGGCTCGGGGTCCGGGTCGACGGGGCAGCCGGGTGGTCGGGATAGCCACGGTAGCGGGCGGAGCGGCGCGGGCAACTCGGGACGTTTCATCTCTGCTCCTGTCGCGGCTGAGAACTCGCTTGGGTGGAACTGAGAGAGAACGAacaacctttttttttttctcacgACCTGACCTGACCGCCATGTTAAGAGCCTATCACCGCACCGCACCGCCACTGGGTGcgtgtgttgttgttgttgcttttgCGATGCCGATACAAATTACTGTTACTATTATTGTTCCTAAGCAACAAACGAATCCACCCACCTTCGCTCCCTCAAGCGActacgacgatgacgacgaatCTTATCTTTTGACGTTTGAGTGTTGAGCTGAAGAGCGAGAATCCcggatgttttttttttctttgtcaATTTTTCTGTCAGCTTCGATACCCCCCGGGCGGTTTTTAgcgcttgttgttgttgttgttgttgttgttgttgttgttgtttaaTCGAGTCTTTTTTTGTCTATCAACATCTTTTATCACAGAAAGGCTTCGAACCGGGATACCAACTCTTGTATAGAACAGACGGAACAGATGGGCATTCCTACCTCATGCGCGAAAAGATTCTCGTCCTTGTTCGTCAACCCACAATCAAACCTCAATCAACAACCGCAACGTtacaaaccaaccaaccaatttattttattaaaccTGTCACAACTTTTTTTGTTATTTACCTTACACAAACTTATTTACTACCTTCTTGTTTTATACACGCTCTTCTTTTGTGGAGAATATGGGACGGGATTTGGCGGGCGAAAAACAAAAATTGGAACCCCCTCGCTATCTATCTTACCGGGGTCgtatttaacttttttttctgtttgttTGTCTCTTTGTGTATAAAGACTGGATTTGGGGAAGAGAAGATGGTTTTGGAAGTTTGTGTGATATTTTGAGAACTTTTTTTTCGCCTCGCCACTGTTTTCCTGCAAAAGTAGGAAAGGGCAGTCTGACCCGCCTTTTGTGGTTGGATCTgttttgttgggggggtgttttgATTAGtattaataccttttttGATGGGAGGAGACGGGATgcggatgggaggggggtgaaaaagcggtggtggtggatttggtgaCGGGAGGGTTTTGACACGACATTTTTATTCTGCTTGAGTTGAGAGACGAGGATGCTATCTACAGCCAGTGAAAAGGGGAACGCAGGTTCGCCCGATAGGTTGGTGGAGACGTTGTTGTCTTTTGGAGACTTGAACAACTGAGCTTTGTATGTATATAGGCAGACaaggggggtgttgttgttagAAATCTGGATGAGAATTTTGAGGTTGAATAACTGCTGGGCTTGCTTCAATTGACAAATGTGACTGTTGAcatgagatgagatgagtGGTAAAAGGGAATGTTCAGATGGAAACGGTGACTGGGCGACGGTTCGTGCTACGGGGAGCTAATGCCTGTTGTCAGCTCAACGTTCATGTTTGAGTCTGGAAGCTGGAGAATTGAGGTGCTACAAGCAGCCAGCTGGAGATGAAACTGAGATGCTGAGGCAGAGAGCAGGCAAGCAGGCTGAAAAGG from Podospora pseudopauciseta strain CBS 411.78 chromosome 3, whole genome shotgun sequence encodes the following:
- the MSB2 gene encoding multicopy suppressor of a budding defect (COG:S; EggNog:ENOG503P216), with the translated sequence MRTASVLVAALVAASSAAAEVATKPRIYFPRHVKRQFGNSTSSSTLDPELSGSTALTESVRTTVVITSVPVATVTITPTSTSTPDPLDDEEEEEEEEEPIVIVPSGIVTSSTSTSVSASESSSESVTESATDSATVASSTPVDEETTTSTPTEEEPTVTPTASATSSQTDPEETETASEEPEETPTPTPTPSVGPTAPFSSSSSSVDPEPTASSTDEPEPPVTTSSEPERPVTTSSTEPEPPVTTSTEPEPPVTTSTEPEPPVTTSSTEPEPPITTTEPEPPVTTSTDPELPIITTNSTLPEPPITTSTLPEPPISTDVDLPIITTNSTLPEPPTTTTGLDPGPTDPVTDDPTTSVTDPVTDGPSSVTTTDGPVITPDPVTDNSTTTEPPITDPPPSDTTTAPTTIPTDDPGSISTPGFGNTTSSITEPTGGSSEPVTEPTTVIDTTSVPTGIVSTPGASNITSIPITSEPASEPATPGPTTVPSTSERVTSIGVIGSTTQSAPWLPTTIIVAPTPSTTASGAIPTTASGIPTTFPKAIQPENGNDVVPQDTDLIQIGFREGYNYPFLVSENKAAAQIFKYLPKALAEAGQFDMSKVQVKRLVPLDTQSSLGYITACAIVTYPRSMIDALSADIKSPNAPLYRNPDILVYNLTMQINPAIPIEYGSVYEGEGIGGVPGGGVPGGGGSGGDPFGTGGDTNNPTGSQRGTTAAIAGGAVAVAAAYGVVMFVIARRYKRKKQLHRRASSISNPSDMRESPRGGSPALMGGALLSRDFTGYGAVVAGGSGSGSTGQPGGRDSHGSGRSGAGNSGRFISAPVAAENSLGWN